The Brassica oleracea var. oleracea cultivar TO1000 chromosome C6, BOL, whole genome shotgun sequence genome includes a region encoding these proteins:
- the LOC106297073 gene encoding uncharacterized protein LOC106297073 → MSSSPFCSWPVVLLLVLLCMVARESNGASNNVKVGSISKVEDADNFHIYYGQTFKVIKNAIDGKSYLLIQNTSRMAVRTKYCTSRIKSYVIPLLNYSVDTQSSQGGIPVSFFELLGLLGSLKGITSDAVASPCVLKLLEAGEVVMFEKGAEEVSQFAAHFISDTDQLQTCNFANFFPLSEGTPLQRAEWIKFLGAFANLETKANQVYDAVKASYTCLSQMAAKRTTSFKPIVAWMEYDKNGGVWCFTKEPHKLKFVEDAGGENIDKSINKITYNVSDPDDLEALHAILCTVDAVIDETLSSEPQNYTKKTFLDNINLEDNSCFAFNQSIWRYDKRVRKGTTLDWHDGAISQPNLVLADMIEALFPTGNYTTSYFRNIAKGEGVIDISSDMCDRDASLPLVPTIPACG, encoded by the exons ATGTCTTCATCACCTTTTTGTTCTTGGCCTGTGGTACTATTGTTAGTATTGTTGTGCATGGTGGCCAGAGAATCAAACGGAGCTTCCAACAATGTAAAAGTGGGAAGCATTTCAAAGGTAGAAGATGCTGATAATTTCCATATATATTATGGACAAACCTTCAAAGTCATCAAAAATGCTATTGATGGCAAGAGTTATCTCCTTATTCAG AACACTTCTAGAATGGCGGTTCGGACAAAGTATTGTACTTCCAGGATAAAGTCCTATGTGATTCCACTTCTTAACTACTCAGTAGACACTCAATCTTCTCAAG GAGGCATTCCGGTTTCTTTTTTTGAG CTACTTGGATTACTAGGGAGCTTGAAGGGAATAACATCAGACGCCGTGGCTTCACCGTGTGTTCTGAAACTGCTTGAGGCAGGGGAAGTAGTTATGTTTGAAAAAGGTGCAGAAGAAGTGTCTCAATTTGCAGCGCACTTCATCAGTGATACTGATCAACTTCAGACATGCAATTTTGCAAACTTTTTTCCACTCAGCGAAGGCACACCTCTTCAG CGAGCCGAGTGGATTAAATTCCTTGGTGCTTTTGCCAATCTTGAAACTAAAGCCAACCAAGTCTATGATGCG GTCAAAGCAAGCTATACTTGCTTGTCTCAAATGGCAGCTAAAAGGACCACATCCTTCAAACCCATTGTAGCCTGGATGGAGTACGATAAAAAT GGAGGTGTTTGGTGTTTTACCAAGGAACCACATAAGCTAAAG TTTGTAGAAGATGCGGGTGGTGAGAATATCGACAAATCTATAAACAAGATCACTTACAATGTCTCTGATCCTGATGATTTGGAAGCACTCCATGCCATTTTATGC ACTGTGGATGCGGTGATCGATGAAACGCTATCGTCCGAACCTCAGAATTACACAAAGAAAACATTCTTGGATAACATAAACCTGGAGGATAACTCATGTTTTGCGTTTAATCAGAGCATCTGGAGATATGACAAAAGAGTTAGAAAGGGAACAACTCTTG ACTGGCATGACGGAGCAATATCGCAACCAAACCTTGTACTGGCTGACATGATTGAAGCCTTGTTTCCAACTGGAAACTACACAACCTCCTATTTTAGAAACATTGCCAAG